One Natator depressus isolate rNatDep1 chromosome 6, rNatDep2.hap1, whole genome shotgun sequence DNA window includes the following coding sequences:
- the COCH gene encoding cochlin isoform X1: MAPVLMLLGGFLLASPVRASDGSAPTTITCLTRGVDLRKERADVLCPADCPLWQFYVFGNVVYASVSSICGAAIHRGVITNAGGIVRVQTLPGQENYSAIYANGIQSQVLARWASSFSVAGTKSGALEAAGRPLSTAHPSRDKRLKKLLEKKVGNKDCKTDIAFLIDGSYNIGQRRFNLQKNFVGKVAVMLGIGTEGPHVGVVQASEHPKTEFYLKNFTVAKDVLFAIKEIGFRGGNSNTGKALKHTAQRFFSLENGVRGGIPKIIVVFIDGWPSDDIEEAGIVAREFGINVFIVSVARPTTEEQGMVQDAGFVDKAVCRNNGFFSYHIPTWFGTTKYVKPLVQKLCSHEQMLCSKTCYNSVNIAFLIDGSSSVGDSNFRLMLEFISNVAKAFEISDTGSRIAAVQFTYDQRMEFSLTDYATKEKVLSAVRGIRYMSGGTATGDAISFTTRNVFGPVRDGPNKNFLVVLTDGQSYDEVRAPAAAAHRAGITVFSIGIAWAPLDDLKDMASEPRESHNFFTREFTGLEQIVPDVVRGICRDFLNSKQ; this comes from the exons cCCCCACTACCATCACATGCCTTACAAGGGGAGTTGATCTCAGAAAGGAGAGAGCAGATGTCCTCTGTCCAGCAGACTGCCCTCTATGGCAGTTCTATGTCTTTGGGAATGTAGTTTATGCCTCTGTTTCCAGCATCTGTGGAGCTGCCATTCACAG AGGCGTGATCACCAATGCGGGAGGAATTGTAAGGGTACAGACCCTGCCAGGACAAGAGAACTACTCTGCCATATATGCCAATGGGATCCAGTCTCAGGTGCTCGCTAGATGGGCTTCATCtttctcagtggctg GGACCAAGAGTGGAGCACTTGAAGCAGCTGGACGACCACTATCAACAGCACACCCCTCTAGAG ATAAACGACTGAAGAAACTTCTTGAGAAAAAGGTTGGGAACAAAG ACTGTAAAACGGATATTGCTTTTCTGATTGATGGAAGCTACAATATTGGGCAGCGTAGATTTAATTTGCAGAAGAACTTTGTTGGGAAAGTAGCTGTGATGCTGGGAATTGGAACCGAAGGACCACATGTGGGAGTTGTGCAAGCCAG TGAGCATCCAAAAACTGAATTTTATCTGAAAAACTTTACTGTGGCAAAAGATGTTTTGTTTGCGATAAAGGAAATTGGCTTCAGAGGAGGCAACTCCAATACGG GAAAAGCCTTGAAACACACAGCTCAGAGATTCTTCTCTCTGGAAAATGGAGTACGCGGAGGGATTCCTAAGATCATCGTAGTTTTCATAGATGGCTGGCCCTCAGATGATATAGAAGAAGCTGGAATAGTGGCCAGAGAATTTGGCATTAACGTATTCATTGTGTCTGTAGCAAGACCCACAACTGAGGAACAGGGAATGGTTCAAGATGCTGGTTTTGTTGACAAG gctGTCTGTCGAAATAATGGCTTCTTCTCTTACCATATACCCACCTGGTTTGGTACTACCAAATACGTAAAACCTCTTGTCCAAAAATTGTGTTCTCATGAGCAGATGCTGTGTAGCAAAACTTGCTACAACTCTGTCAATATAGCTTTTCTGATAGATGGCTCTAGCAGTGTTGGAGACAGCAACTTCCGCCTCATGCTTGAATTCATCAGTAATGTTGCCAAAGCCTTTGAGATCTCCGATACTGGTTCCAGAATTGCAGCTGTGCAGTTCACCTATGATCAACGCATGGAGTTCAGCCTCACTGATTATGCCACAAAGGAGAAGGTTCTCTCTGCTGTGCGGGGCATTCGTTACATGAGTGGTGGTACCGCTACTGGTGATGCCATTTCTTTCACAACCAGAAACGTGTTTGGACCTGTGAGAGATGGACCCAACAAAAATTTCCTTGTTGTTTTGACTGACGGTCAGTCGTATGACGAAGTTAGAGCTCCTGCTGCTGCGGCACACAGAGCAG GTATTACAGTCTTCTCTATTGGTATTGCTTGGGCACCATTGGATGATCTGAAAGACATGGCCTCTGAACCAAGAGAGTCGCACAATTTCTTCACAAGAGAGTTCACAGGATTGGAGCAGATTGTTCCTGATGTTGTTAGAGGCATTTGTAGAGATTTCTTGAACTCTAAACAGTAG